The proteins below are encoded in one region of Scylla paramamosain isolate STU-SP2022 chromosome 8, ASM3559412v1, whole genome shotgun sequence:
- the LOC135102946 gene encoding uncharacterized protein LOC135102946 → MVEIACTMHSQSQAHALSGTLKVLGTAQAAAMVETLPEGLLPSAVFGPPSSSSQEKMVTEVSSPQVGMLLGVVLGSLLVLGLAVQMFVGFLKMRWHVILHTHFLNPVHHKTAGIKDRSNYSIEHYIPLAGL, encoded by the exons ATGGTGGAGATTGCATGCACCATGCATTCCCAATCACAAGCACATGCATTGTCAGGCACCCTTAAAGTCCTTGGCACTGCCCAG GCTGCAGCAATGGTGGAAACTCTGCCTGAAGGACTCCTCCCTTCGGCAGTGTTTGGtcctcccagcagcagcagccaggagAAGATGGTCACTGAAGTGTCGAGTCCCCAAGTTGGCATGTTGCTGGGTGTTGTGCTGGGCTCCCTGTTAGTTCTTGGCCTTGCTGTTCAG ATGTTTGTCGGGTTCCTGAAGATGCGTTGGCATGTTATCCTCCACACTCACTTCCTCAATCCAGTGCACCACAAGACAGCAGGCATCAAGGACAGGAGCAACTACAGCATTGAGCATTATATTCCTCTTGCAGGATTATGA
- the LOC135102942 gene encoding uncharacterized protein LOC135102942 isoform X6: protein MPNERARILYKNATHHPEPSTNLGFHCTPEAGAQTTLPKVSSTQTASQATERKIQLNSAPQDVGESSHNSFDAAVKAGHVTPQAEGRYRCNVCNKDYASKASVRNHLTTKIHLTRLIPATPASPSTARHLSSVPSNSASSGSVVRHETSEPPLEESIEVEKGEMFPYSSDQRVKDSAKRKSRQERLAAALKKDQVTPLPDGSYKCEVCSREYVNKSSIKQHLFTNIHREKLQNPDKKKTKRKLKTKKDGKLVSSSDKDRDVPLGVDDLPCQDTTDETDADVMARLLLNRQKNTVEHEYRMNPQLPPGRVDVFNYIFFHHNTRQSLEERKGAKMDSINIQNTFTKFGYQVYIHENLTEKETFKELENIKKSCSQEPPQAFFVFFLSHGVPSSKEFMAADGKPLNIDSIKNEFTNDRCPALAKKPKIFLTNYCRGNNEEWLETDGLVKIPQDIVTIYASMDGIVAYRQTDEGTTFVLSLCRVMERLRERTELHHFYLMLQNEMKRNRATTPVWEELCFKKFYLEIPERK, encoded by the exons CTGCCAAAGGTGTCATCTACACAGACAGCCTCTCAAGCCACCGAACGTAAGATTCAACTCAACTCGGCACCCCAG GATGTGGGTGAATCTTCCCATAATAGCTTTGATGCCGCTGTGAAAGCAGGCCACGTGACACCGCAGGCCGAGGGGCGCTACAGGTGCAATGTGTGCAACAAAGACTACGCCAGCAAGGCCAGCGTCAGAAATCACCTCACCACCAAAATACACCTCACCCGGTTAATCCCTgccactcctgcctctcccagTACAGCTCGTCAC TTGTCTTCAGTGCCATCCAACTCTGCTTCTTCTGGTTCTGTTGTCAGACACGAGACGTCCGAGCCTCCGTTAGAAGAG AGTATCGAAGTTGAAAAAGGCGAAATGTTCCCATACTCATCAGATCAG AGGGTGAAGGATAGTGCAAAGCGTAAGTCCCGACAGGAGAGGCTAGCTGCTGCACTCAAGAAGGACCAGGTGACGCCGCTGCCAGATGGCTCCTACAAGTGTGAAGTATGCAGCAGAGAGTACGTTAACAAGTCTTCCATCAAGCAGCATCTCTTCACCAACATTCACAGGGAAAAG CTTCAGAATCCcgacaagaagaagacgaagaggaagctgaaaacaaagaaggaCGGGAAGCTAGTGTCCAGTAGTGACAAGGACCGCGATGTGCCGCTAGGAGTCGATGACCTGCCATGCCAGGATACCACTGAC GAGACGGACGCTGACGTCATGGCCAGGTTGCTCCTTAATAGGCAAAAAAATACAGTCGAACATGAATATCGCATGAACCCACAACTCCCGCCGGGGCGAGTTGATGTATTCAACTATATATTCTTTCACCACAACACTCGGCAGAgtctggaggaaaggaagggagcgaAAATGGACTCCATCAACATCCAAAATACCTTCACCAAATTCGGTTATCAAGTCTACATTCATGAAAACCTTACTGAGAAGGAGACTTTCAAGgaattggaaaatattaaaaagagttGCAGTCAAGAACCCCCTCaagctttctttgttttcttcttgagCCACGGGGTACCCAGCAGCAAAGAGTTCATGGCCGCTGATGGAAAGCCTTTAAACATTGATAGTATCAAAAACGAGTTTACCAACGACCGGTGTCCAGCGCTGGCCAAGAAACCGAAGATCTTCTTGACAAACTATTGCCGGGGAAATAATGAGGAGTGGCTGGAGACCGACGGACTGGTGAAAATTCCCCAAGACATCGTGACGATCTACGCCAGCATGGATGGCATTGTAGCTTACCGGCAGACTGACGAGGGAACGACATTTGTGCTGAGCCTGTGCAGGGTAATGGAGAGGCTGAGGGAGCGCACCGAGCTGCACCACTTTTACCTCATGCTGCAAAacgaaatgaagagaaacagagCCACAACACCTGTCTGGGAGGAGTTATGTTTTAAAAAATTCTATCTTGAGATACCAGAGAGAAAGTAa
- the LOC135102942 gene encoding uncharacterized protein LOC135102942 isoform X1 → MPNERARILYKNATHHPEPSTNLGFHCTPEAGAQTTANNTRNLEEALKAGQVTPLDGGQYKCEVCNKKYVSKATVKSHLTTKTHLTKLPKVSSTQTASQATERKIQLNSAPQQDVGESSHNSFDAAVKAGHVTPQAEGRYRCNVCNKDYASKASVRNHLTTKIHLTRLIPATPASPSTARHLSSVPSNSASSGSVVRHETSEPPLEESIEVEKGEMFPYSSDQRVKDSAKRKSRQERLAAALKKDQVTPLPDGSYKCEVCSREYVNKSSIKQHLFTNIHREKLQNPDKKKTKRKLKTKKDGKLVSSSDKDRDVPLGVDDLPCQDTTDETDADVMARLLLNRQKNTVEHEYRMNPQLPPGRVDVFNYIFFHHNTRQSLEERKGAKMDSINIQNTFTKFGYQVYIHENLTEKETFKELENIKKSCSQEPPQAFFVFFLSHGVPSSKEFMAADGKPLNIDSIKNEFTNDRCPALAKKPKIFLTNYCRGNNEEWLETDGLVKIPQDIVTIYASMDGIVAYRQTDEGTTFVLSLCRVMERLRERTELHHFYLMLQNEMKRNRATTPVWEELCFKKFYLEIPERK, encoded by the exons GCAAACAACACCAGAAACTTGGAGGAGGCGTTGAAGGCAGGCCAGGTGACGCCGCTGGACGGCGGCCAATATAAGTGTGAAGTGTGTAACAAGAAGTACGTCAGCAAGGCCACTGTCAAGAGTCACCTCACAACCAAGACGCACCTCACCAAG CTGCCAAAGGTGTCATCTACACAGACAGCCTCTCAAGCCACCGAACGTAAGATTCAACTCAACTCGGCACCCCAG CAGGATGTGGGTGAATCTTCCCATAATAGCTTTGATGCCGCTGTGAAAGCAGGCCACGTGACACCGCAGGCCGAGGGGCGCTACAGGTGCAATGTGTGCAACAAAGACTACGCCAGCAAGGCCAGCGTCAGAAATCACCTCACCACCAAAATACACCTCACCCGGTTAATCCCTgccactcctgcctctcccagTACAGCTCGTCAC TTGTCTTCAGTGCCATCCAACTCTGCTTCTTCTGGTTCTGTTGTCAGACACGAGACGTCCGAGCCTCCGTTAGAAGAG AGTATCGAAGTTGAAAAAGGCGAAATGTTCCCATACTCATCAGATCAG AGGGTGAAGGATAGTGCAAAGCGTAAGTCCCGACAGGAGAGGCTAGCTGCTGCACTCAAGAAGGACCAGGTGACGCCGCTGCCAGATGGCTCCTACAAGTGTGAAGTATGCAGCAGAGAGTACGTTAACAAGTCTTCCATCAAGCAGCATCTCTTCACCAACATTCACAGGGAAAAG CTTCAGAATCCcgacaagaagaagacgaagaggaagctgaaaacaaagaaggaCGGGAAGCTAGTGTCCAGTAGTGACAAGGACCGCGATGTGCCGCTAGGAGTCGATGACCTGCCATGCCAGGATACCACTGAC GAGACGGACGCTGACGTCATGGCCAGGTTGCTCCTTAATAGGCAAAAAAATACAGTCGAACATGAATATCGCATGAACCCACAACTCCCGCCGGGGCGAGTTGATGTATTCAACTATATATTCTTTCACCACAACACTCGGCAGAgtctggaggaaaggaagggagcgaAAATGGACTCCATCAACATCCAAAATACCTTCACCAAATTCGGTTATCAAGTCTACATTCATGAAAACCTTACTGAGAAGGAGACTTTCAAGgaattggaaaatattaaaaagagttGCAGTCAAGAACCCCCTCaagctttctttgttttcttcttgagCCACGGGGTACCCAGCAGCAAAGAGTTCATGGCCGCTGATGGAAAGCCTTTAAACATTGATAGTATCAAAAACGAGTTTACCAACGACCGGTGTCCAGCGCTGGCCAAGAAACCGAAGATCTTCTTGACAAACTATTGCCGGGGAAATAATGAGGAGTGGCTGGAGACCGACGGACTGGTGAAAATTCCCCAAGACATCGTGACGATCTACGCCAGCATGGATGGCATTGTAGCTTACCGGCAGACTGACGAGGGAACGACATTTGTGCTGAGCCTGTGCAGGGTAATGGAGAGGCTGAGGGAGCGCACCGAGCTGCACCACTTTTACCTCATGCTGCAAAacgaaatgaagagaaacagagCCACAACACCTGTCTGGGAGGAGTTATGTTTTAAAAAATTCTATCTTGAGATACCAGAGAGAAAGTAa
- the LOC135102942 gene encoding uncharacterized protein LOC135102942 isoform X3 produces the protein MAANNTRNLEEALKAGQVTPLDGGQYKCEVCNKKYVSKATVKSHLTTKTHLTKLPKVSSTQTASQATERKIQLNSAPQQDVGESSHNSFDAAVKAGHVTPQAEGRYRCNVCNKDYASKASVRNHLTTKIHLTRLIPATPASPSTARHLSSVPSNSASSGSVVRHETSEPPLEESIEVEKGEMFPYSSDQRVKDSAKRKSRQERLAAALKKDQVTPLPDGSYKCEVCSREYVNKSSIKQHLFTNIHREKLQNPDKKKTKRKLKTKKDGKLVSSSDKDRDVPLGVDDLPCQDTTDETDADVMARLLLNRQKNTVEHEYRMNPQLPPGRVDVFNYIFFHHNTRQSLEERKGAKMDSINIQNTFTKFGYQVYIHENLTEKETFKELENIKKSCSQEPPQAFFVFFLSHGVPSSKEFMAADGKPLNIDSIKNEFTNDRCPALAKKPKIFLTNYCRGNNEEWLETDGLVKIPQDIVTIYASMDGIVAYRQTDEGTTFVLSLCRVMERLRERTELHHFYLMLQNEMKRNRATTPVWEELCFKKFYLEIPERK, from the exons GCAAACAACACCAGAAACTTGGAGGAGGCGTTGAAGGCAGGCCAGGTGACGCCGCTGGACGGCGGCCAATATAAGTGTGAAGTGTGTAACAAGAAGTACGTCAGCAAGGCCACTGTCAAGAGTCACCTCACAACCAAGACGCACCTCACCAAG CTGCCAAAGGTGTCATCTACACAGACAGCCTCTCAAGCCACCGAACGTAAGATTCAACTCAACTCGGCACCCCAG CAGGATGTGGGTGAATCTTCCCATAATAGCTTTGATGCCGCTGTGAAAGCAGGCCACGTGACACCGCAGGCCGAGGGGCGCTACAGGTGCAATGTGTGCAACAAAGACTACGCCAGCAAGGCCAGCGTCAGAAATCACCTCACCACCAAAATACACCTCACCCGGTTAATCCCTgccactcctgcctctcccagTACAGCTCGTCAC TTGTCTTCAGTGCCATCCAACTCTGCTTCTTCTGGTTCTGTTGTCAGACACGAGACGTCCGAGCCTCCGTTAGAAGAG AGTATCGAAGTTGAAAAAGGCGAAATGTTCCCATACTCATCAGATCAG AGGGTGAAGGATAGTGCAAAGCGTAAGTCCCGACAGGAGAGGCTAGCTGCTGCACTCAAGAAGGACCAGGTGACGCCGCTGCCAGATGGCTCCTACAAGTGTGAAGTATGCAGCAGAGAGTACGTTAACAAGTCTTCCATCAAGCAGCATCTCTTCACCAACATTCACAGGGAAAAG CTTCAGAATCCcgacaagaagaagacgaagaggaagctgaaaacaaagaaggaCGGGAAGCTAGTGTCCAGTAGTGACAAGGACCGCGATGTGCCGCTAGGAGTCGATGACCTGCCATGCCAGGATACCACTGAC GAGACGGACGCTGACGTCATGGCCAGGTTGCTCCTTAATAGGCAAAAAAATACAGTCGAACATGAATATCGCATGAACCCACAACTCCCGCCGGGGCGAGTTGATGTATTCAACTATATATTCTTTCACCACAACACTCGGCAGAgtctggaggaaaggaagggagcgaAAATGGACTCCATCAACATCCAAAATACCTTCACCAAATTCGGTTATCAAGTCTACATTCATGAAAACCTTACTGAGAAGGAGACTTTCAAGgaattggaaaatattaaaaagagttGCAGTCAAGAACCCCCTCaagctttctttgttttcttcttgagCCACGGGGTACCCAGCAGCAAAGAGTTCATGGCCGCTGATGGAAAGCCTTTAAACATTGATAGTATCAAAAACGAGTTTACCAACGACCGGTGTCCAGCGCTGGCCAAGAAACCGAAGATCTTCTTGACAAACTATTGCCGGGGAAATAATGAGGAGTGGCTGGAGACCGACGGACTGGTGAAAATTCCCCAAGACATCGTGACGATCTACGCCAGCATGGATGGCATTGTAGCTTACCGGCAGACTGACGAGGGAACGACATTTGTGCTGAGCCTGTGCAGGGTAATGGAGAGGCTGAGGGAGCGCACCGAGCTGCACCACTTTTACCTCATGCTGCAAAacgaaatgaagagaaacagagCCACAACACCTGTCTGGGAGGAGTTATGTTTTAAAAAATTCTATCTTGAGATACCAGAGAGAAAGTAa
- the LOC135102942 gene encoding uncharacterized protein LOC135102942 isoform X5 — MPNERARILYKNATHHPEPSTNLGFHCTPEAGAQTTLPKVSSTQTASQATERKIQLNSAPQQDVGESSHNSFDAAVKAGHVTPQAEGRYRCNVCNKDYASKASVRNHLTTKIHLTRLIPATPASPSTARHLSSVPSNSASSGSVVRHETSEPPLEESIEVEKGEMFPYSSDQRVKDSAKRKSRQERLAAALKKDQVTPLPDGSYKCEVCSREYVNKSSIKQHLFTNIHREKLQNPDKKKTKRKLKTKKDGKLVSSSDKDRDVPLGVDDLPCQDTTDETDADVMARLLLNRQKNTVEHEYRMNPQLPPGRVDVFNYIFFHHNTRQSLEERKGAKMDSINIQNTFTKFGYQVYIHENLTEKETFKELENIKKSCSQEPPQAFFVFFLSHGVPSSKEFMAADGKPLNIDSIKNEFTNDRCPALAKKPKIFLTNYCRGNNEEWLETDGLVKIPQDIVTIYASMDGIVAYRQTDEGTTFVLSLCRVMERLRERTELHHFYLMLQNEMKRNRATTPVWEELCFKKFYLEIPERK; from the exons CTGCCAAAGGTGTCATCTACACAGACAGCCTCTCAAGCCACCGAACGTAAGATTCAACTCAACTCGGCACCCCAG CAGGATGTGGGTGAATCTTCCCATAATAGCTTTGATGCCGCTGTGAAAGCAGGCCACGTGACACCGCAGGCCGAGGGGCGCTACAGGTGCAATGTGTGCAACAAAGACTACGCCAGCAAGGCCAGCGTCAGAAATCACCTCACCACCAAAATACACCTCACCCGGTTAATCCCTgccactcctgcctctcccagTACAGCTCGTCAC TTGTCTTCAGTGCCATCCAACTCTGCTTCTTCTGGTTCTGTTGTCAGACACGAGACGTCCGAGCCTCCGTTAGAAGAG AGTATCGAAGTTGAAAAAGGCGAAATGTTCCCATACTCATCAGATCAG AGGGTGAAGGATAGTGCAAAGCGTAAGTCCCGACAGGAGAGGCTAGCTGCTGCACTCAAGAAGGACCAGGTGACGCCGCTGCCAGATGGCTCCTACAAGTGTGAAGTATGCAGCAGAGAGTACGTTAACAAGTCTTCCATCAAGCAGCATCTCTTCACCAACATTCACAGGGAAAAG CTTCAGAATCCcgacaagaagaagacgaagaggaagctgaaaacaaagaaggaCGGGAAGCTAGTGTCCAGTAGTGACAAGGACCGCGATGTGCCGCTAGGAGTCGATGACCTGCCATGCCAGGATACCACTGAC GAGACGGACGCTGACGTCATGGCCAGGTTGCTCCTTAATAGGCAAAAAAATACAGTCGAACATGAATATCGCATGAACCCACAACTCCCGCCGGGGCGAGTTGATGTATTCAACTATATATTCTTTCACCACAACACTCGGCAGAgtctggaggaaaggaagggagcgaAAATGGACTCCATCAACATCCAAAATACCTTCACCAAATTCGGTTATCAAGTCTACATTCATGAAAACCTTACTGAGAAGGAGACTTTCAAGgaattggaaaatattaaaaagagttGCAGTCAAGAACCCCCTCaagctttctttgttttcttcttgagCCACGGGGTACCCAGCAGCAAAGAGTTCATGGCCGCTGATGGAAAGCCTTTAAACATTGATAGTATCAAAAACGAGTTTACCAACGACCGGTGTCCAGCGCTGGCCAAGAAACCGAAGATCTTCTTGACAAACTATTGCCGGGGAAATAATGAGGAGTGGCTGGAGACCGACGGACTGGTGAAAATTCCCCAAGACATCGTGACGATCTACGCCAGCATGGATGGCATTGTAGCTTACCGGCAGACTGACGAGGGAACGACATTTGTGCTGAGCCTGTGCAGGGTAATGGAGAGGCTGAGGGAGCGCACCGAGCTGCACCACTTTTACCTCATGCTGCAAAacgaaatgaagagaaacagagCCACAACACCTGTCTGGGAGGAGTTATGTTTTAAAAAATTCTATCTTGAGATACCAGAGAGAAAGTAa
- the LOC135102942 gene encoding uncharacterized protein LOC135102942 isoform X2: MPNERARILYKNATHHPEPSTNLGFHCTPEAGAQTTANNTRNLEEALKAGQVTPLDGGQYKCEVCNKKYVSKATVKSHLTTKTHLTKLPKVSSTQTASQATERKIQLNSAPQDVGESSHNSFDAAVKAGHVTPQAEGRYRCNVCNKDYASKASVRNHLTTKIHLTRLIPATPASPSTARHLSSVPSNSASSGSVVRHETSEPPLEESIEVEKGEMFPYSSDQRVKDSAKRKSRQERLAAALKKDQVTPLPDGSYKCEVCSREYVNKSSIKQHLFTNIHREKLQNPDKKKTKRKLKTKKDGKLVSSSDKDRDVPLGVDDLPCQDTTDETDADVMARLLLNRQKNTVEHEYRMNPQLPPGRVDVFNYIFFHHNTRQSLEERKGAKMDSINIQNTFTKFGYQVYIHENLTEKETFKELENIKKSCSQEPPQAFFVFFLSHGVPSSKEFMAADGKPLNIDSIKNEFTNDRCPALAKKPKIFLTNYCRGNNEEWLETDGLVKIPQDIVTIYASMDGIVAYRQTDEGTTFVLSLCRVMERLRERTELHHFYLMLQNEMKRNRATTPVWEELCFKKFYLEIPERK; the protein is encoded by the exons GCAAACAACACCAGAAACTTGGAGGAGGCGTTGAAGGCAGGCCAGGTGACGCCGCTGGACGGCGGCCAATATAAGTGTGAAGTGTGTAACAAGAAGTACGTCAGCAAGGCCACTGTCAAGAGTCACCTCACAACCAAGACGCACCTCACCAAG CTGCCAAAGGTGTCATCTACACAGACAGCCTCTCAAGCCACCGAACGTAAGATTCAACTCAACTCGGCACCCCAG GATGTGGGTGAATCTTCCCATAATAGCTTTGATGCCGCTGTGAAAGCAGGCCACGTGACACCGCAGGCCGAGGGGCGCTACAGGTGCAATGTGTGCAACAAAGACTACGCCAGCAAGGCCAGCGTCAGAAATCACCTCACCACCAAAATACACCTCACCCGGTTAATCCCTgccactcctgcctctcccagTACAGCTCGTCAC TTGTCTTCAGTGCCATCCAACTCTGCTTCTTCTGGTTCTGTTGTCAGACACGAGACGTCCGAGCCTCCGTTAGAAGAG AGTATCGAAGTTGAAAAAGGCGAAATGTTCCCATACTCATCAGATCAG AGGGTGAAGGATAGTGCAAAGCGTAAGTCCCGACAGGAGAGGCTAGCTGCTGCACTCAAGAAGGACCAGGTGACGCCGCTGCCAGATGGCTCCTACAAGTGTGAAGTATGCAGCAGAGAGTACGTTAACAAGTCTTCCATCAAGCAGCATCTCTTCACCAACATTCACAGGGAAAAG CTTCAGAATCCcgacaagaagaagacgaagaggaagctgaaaacaaagaaggaCGGGAAGCTAGTGTCCAGTAGTGACAAGGACCGCGATGTGCCGCTAGGAGTCGATGACCTGCCATGCCAGGATACCACTGAC GAGACGGACGCTGACGTCATGGCCAGGTTGCTCCTTAATAGGCAAAAAAATACAGTCGAACATGAATATCGCATGAACCCACAACTCCCGCCGGGGCGAGTTGATGTATTCAACTATATATTCTTTCACCACAACACTCGGCAGAgtctggaggaaaggaagggagcgaAAATGGACTCCATCAACATCCAAAATACCTTCACCAAATTCGGTTATCAAGTCTACATTCATGAAAACCTTACTGAGAAGGAGACTTTCAAGgaattggaaaatattaaaaagagttGCAGTCAAGAACCCCCTCaagctttctttgttttcttcttgagCCACGGGGTACCCAGCAGCAAAGAGTTCATGGCCGCTGATGGAAAGCCTTTAAACATTGATAGTATCAAAAACGAGTTTACCAACGACCGGTGTCCAGCGCTGGCCAAGAAACCGAAGATCTTCTTGACAAACTATTGCCGGGGAAATAATGAGGAGTGGCTGGAGACCGACGGACTGGTGAAAATTCCCCAAGACATCGTGACGATCTACGCCAGCATGGATGGCATTGTAGCTTACCGGCAGACTGACGAGGGAACGACATTTGTGCTGAGCCTGTGCAGGGTAATGGAGAGGCTGAGGGAGCGCACCGAGCTGCACCACTTTTACCTCATGCTGCAAAacgaaatgaagagaaacagagCCACAACACCTGTCTGGGAGGAGTTATGTTTTAAAAAATTCTATCTTGAGATACCAGAGAGAAAGTAa
- the LOC135102942 gene encoding zinc finger and BTB domain-containing protein 2-like isoform X4, with the protein MPNERARILYKNATHHPEPSTNLGFHCTPEAGAQTTANNTRNLEEALKAGQVTPLDGGQYKCEVCNKKYVSKATVKSHLTTKTHLTKLPKVSSTQTASQATERKIQLNSAPQQDVGESSHNSFDAAVKAGHVTPQAEGRYRCNVCNKDYASKASVRNHLTTKIHLTRLIPATPASPSTARHLSSVPSNSASSGSVVRHETSEPPLEESIEVEKGEMFPYSSDQRVKDSAKRKSRQERLAAALKKDQVTPLPDGSYKCEVCSREYVNKSSIKQHLFTNIHREKLQNPDKKKTKRKLKTKKDGKLVSSSDKDRDVPLGVDDLPCQDTTDSLEERKGAKMDSINIQNTFTKFGYQVYIHENLTEKETFKELENIKKSCSQEPPQAFFVFFLSHGVPSSKEFMAADGKPLNIDSIKNEFTNDRCPALAKKPKIFLTNYCRGNNEEWLETDGLVKIPQDIVTIYASMDGIVAYRQTDEGTTFVLSLCRVMERLRERTELHHFYLMLQNEMKRNRATTPVWEELCFKKFYLEIPERK; encoded by the exons GCAAACAACACCAGAAACTTGGAGGAGGCGTTGAAGGCAGGCCAGGTGACGCCGCTGGACGGCGGCCAATATAAGTGTGAAGTGTGTAACAAGAAGTACGTCAGCAAGGCCACTGTCAAGAGTCACCTCACAACCAAGACGCACCTCACCAAG CTGCCAAAGGTGTCATCTACACAGACAGCCTCTCAAGCCACCGAACGTAAGATTCAACTCAACTCGGCACCCCAG CAGGATGTGGGTGAATCTTCCCATAATAGCTTTGATGCCGCTGTGAAAGCAGGCCACGTGACACCGCAGGCCGAGGGGCGCTACAGGTGCAATGTGTGCAACAAAGACTACGCCAGCAAGGCCAGCGTCAGAAATCACCTCACCACCAAAATACACCTCACCCGGTTAATCCCTgccactcctgcctctcccagTACAGCTCGTCAC TTGTCTTCAGTGCCATCCAACTCTGCTTCTTCTGGTTCTGTTGTCAGACACGAGACGTCCGAGCCTCCGTTAGAAGAG AGTATCGAAGTTGAAAAAGGCGAAATGTTCCCATACTCATCAGATCAG AGGGTGAAGGATAGTGCAAAGCGTAAGTCCCGACAGGAGAGGCTAGCTGCTGCACTCAAGAAGGACCAGGTGACGCCGCTGCCAGATGGCTCCTACAAGTGTGAAGTATGCAGCAGAGAGTACGTTAACAAGTCTTCCATCAAGCAGCATCTCTTCACCAACATTCACAGGGAAAAG CTTCAGAATCCcgacaagaagaagacgaagaggaagctgaaaacaaagaaggaCGGGAAGCTAGTGTCCAGTAGTGACAAGGACCGCGATGTGCCGCTAGGAGTCGATGACCTGCCATGCCAGGATACCACTGAC AgtctggaggaaaggaagggagcgaAAATGGACTCCATCAACATCCAAAATACCTTCACCAAATTCGGTTATCAAGTCTACATTCATGAAAACCTTACTGAGAAGGAGACTTTCAAGgaattggaaaatattaaaaagagttGCAGTCAAGAACCCCCTCaagctttctttgttttcttcttgagCCACGGGGTACCCAGCAGCAAAGAGTTCATGGCCGCTGATGGAAAGCCTTTAAACATTGATAGTATCAAAAACGAGTTTACCAACGACCGGTGTCCAGCGCTGGCCAAGAAACCGAAGATCTTCTTGACAAACTATTGCCGGGGAAATAATGAGGAGTGGCTGGAGACCGACGGACTGGTGAAAATTCCCCAAGACATCGTGACGATCTACGCCAGCATGGATGGCATTGTAGCTTACCGGCAGACTGACGAGGGAACGACATTTGTGCTGAGCCTGTGCAGGGTAATGGAGAGGCTGAGGGAGCGCACCGAGCTGCACCACTTTTACCTCATGCTGCAAAacgaaatgaagagaaacagagCCACAACACCTGTCTGGGAGGAGTTATGTTTTAAAAAATTCTATCTTGAGATACCAGAGAGAAAGTAa